The sequence ATCTTCGGGCACTTCGCGCCGAGCTGCTCGCGCAACGACGCGGTAAGCAGGGCGTAGTAGTTCGCCGGCACACCGGGCGGCAGCGACCCTGCCATGACCAGCCAATCGGCGCCGGCGCAGGAATCGCGCACCAGCTCCGAGAGCTGCTCCAACGTGGCCGCGTCCAGCTCAGGACCGGCCTCGTTGATCTTGGTGGTCGATCCATCCGGCGAGGTCAGCGTCGTGTTGGTGCGCAGCGGAGCATTGATTTCCAGCGCCCGGTAGGGCAACTGGTCGGCGGCCAGGGCGACGATGAGCGGATCGTTTCCGGCTCCGGGGAGTACAGCGAGGGTCCGCTGCCCGGCGGCGAGGATGACCCGCGCAACATTCACGCCCTTGCCTGCGGCCTGCAGGTGGCTGCCAGCGGCCCGCTGCACCGCACCGGGCTGCAATGCGGCGGCCAATTCGATGGTCTTGTCCAGCGCCGGGTTGCAGGTCAACGTCACGATCATGCGACCACCACCTCGACATCGGCCGCGTCCAGGGCGGCAGCGAGTTCGGTTCCGGGCTGCTGGTCGGTGACCAGAGTGTCAATGGCTTCCAGGGAAGCGAAGCGGACCAGGGTTTCCTGGTCGAACTTGGAGCTGTCGGCCAGCAGCACTACGCGGCGGGCACTGGCTACCAAGGCGCGCTTGACCGCTGCTTCCAGCGGGTCCGGGGTGCTCAGGCCGAAACCGGCATGCAACCCGTTGGTGCCGATGAAAGCGATGTCGGCCCGGTACTGGGAATACTCCTGCGCGGTGCGGGCACCGCTGGTGGCCCCGGTCAGGCCGCGGACGCGACCGCCGATGAGCTCCAGGGCGATGTCGGGACAATGGATCAGGGCCGAGGCGATGGGCAAGGCGTGGGTAATGACCACCAGTCCGGAGCCAGCGTTGGCCTTGACCATGCGCTCTGCGAGGATTTCGGTGGTGGTTCCGGCATCGATGATGACCGAGGCGTCTGAAACAGGAAGCAAGCCCAGGGCACGTTGCGCGATCCGGGCCTTGGCGTCGGAGTGGATGGTCGTGCGTACCACGTAGCTTTCCTCGCGGGTGCTGGCTTCGGACGTGGCCACCGCCCCGCCATGGACGCGACGCAGGCAGTTCTCGGATTCGAGCTGTGCCAGGTCGCGGCGGACGGTTTCCCGGGTGATATCGAAGCGCTGCGCGAGCTGGGCGACGGTTACTTTCCCGTCAGCTTCCAGCTGCTCAACGATCAGCCGGTGTCGTTCTTCGGCGAACATTCTTGCCTCCGCAATTCCTCATGACCTGCAACACATTGATCTGTGTTTCCATGACTTTATGCCCGATTGTGTGGCATCGTCAAGTGAAAATGTGGGGAATTTTTGGCTTTATTTGGTTTTGAGTGGGTTTGCTAGGGGTTATGCAGAATCAGCGCTGGGAGATATGCGTAACCAAAGCAGCGTGCGACTCGATCCTGTCCTCCGGAAATCGCCATCCGTGCGGCCTCAGCTGACGGGAAACCGCACCCAGGAGCAAGACCTCGGTATATCAGCTGCCTGCGGGCGTTCCCGGTTGTTCCCGACTCCTTCGCTCGACGCATGGCCGCGTTGGAAGCTCGAGATCCGCACCGCATCAGGACCCGGCGGTTCAGTCCGTGGCGTTTTCGGCAGGTGTTGCGGGTTCCTTGGGCGAGTTGGAGCGCGGGCTGGGGCGCACGTGTGCAGGTGTGCGGGCGGGGCCGGATTTTCTTGTGATCCACCAGATGGTGGCGGTGATGAGAATCAGTACTACGCTGGGGACCAGGTTGGCGATGGAACCTGAAATTTCTTCGCGGCTATTGAGTGCTCCACCGAGATCGACGTGAAGCGTGGTGCCCAGTACGAGCGCTGTGACGTTGTAGACGATGTGAAGGGCGATGGCGGTTTCGAGCCCGCCGGTGCGCCAGGTGGCGATCGCCAATGACCCAAAGAGCACGAGGTAGGAGGTGAGGGTATATGGGTCCAGTGAGCCGTGCATGAGTGAGAAGAGGACAGTGGGGACGATGATGCTGATGAGGGCGCCAGAGCGTGCGCCGCGGGCCCATCCTCCGACGATGCGGAACATGAAGCCGCGGAAGCCGTACTCTTCCCCGGCCGCTGCCAAAGGCGTCAGCAGCATGCCAATCACGAAGTAGGCCACCAAGTCGGCTGCCGTCCACGGAACCTGATCAGCCGGTGCCGCGAGAAAGCCGGCGGCAATGACGAGCAGCAGTGCAGGGCCGAAGGCGAGCAGGGAGCGGGCAAAGATGCCGTATCGGAAGATTCCGGCCACCGAATGCAGCGAGGAGAAGGGGATTCCGTAGAGCAGGCGTTGCAGCAGCATACAGTACGGGATGAGCAAGGCCAGAGAGAGTGCGCCGGCGGCCTGTTGGAGCGGCGTGAAGCCGGCACGCCCGAGGATTTCGGTGTCGATATGACGGGCGCCGAGGAGGGACAGCTGCGCGAAACCTGCAAAGCCCACGAGAAGCAGGGCGATCGCGAGGATCCCGCGCGGGATCCTGCGTTTTTCGCCCGCGTAGACGCGGTGGTATTCGGCGGCGGACGGAACGCGGGAAGCTGATATCGGTTCGTCGATTTGGAGGAGCCAGTTTGAGGCGGCGTTCGGCATAGTTGTTTTCCTTTCGCGGGCTTAGCTGGCGAGTTCGTCGATCCAGCTCGATCGCATCCGCAAGGCTCGTTCTGTGCTGCCAAGGACGGCCCCGAATCCGATGAAAAGGTTGCCCTGGAGCGGGAGTTGCACAGGAGAAGTGAAAGTGCCTATCGAATCGGCGATGGGAGGAATCTGGGATATCGATTCAATGATCTGAGGCACCGTGATGCACAGGCCGGCGAGGACCAGTGCGGTCGAGATGATGCCGATGAATCGGCTCAGGCCCGGAAGCCTGTGATGCAGTCTGGCACGGCGCCCTTCCGCGGATGCGGGATCTGGGGCCAGCTGCAGTTCGCTGCCGCCTGCAGGCATATAGTGGCAGCGCTTGAGTCCGAAGCCGTTGGCAGCGACTTCGATGTGGCCGCCTGGGACCGGGAAGCGCGCGGGCATCTTCGAGTACGAGTGCAACGATCCATTCACATAGAGGCGGGCCCTGATCACGCCATCAGTCATGTCGCCGCCGTGGCGAACATCAACAGTGTAGGTGGATGCTGTCCCATCGGGAGAGGGCAGAGCGATAGTGCGCAAGGACCTGCTGAATATCTGCCACCAGCGCAGGCGCTTCACCGGCTCGCCGGATCCGGCACGCACGCGATGGTTCAGCCACCTTTTGAACTTCATTTTCCGTCCTCGCTTCCAGACTAGTACACCGTAATAGTCAATAATGGGATAGACTAGCACACTGTAATAGTTTTGTAACGAGAGGACGCCATGGTCAGCCAGCCTGATGCATCGAGAGAGGTGGGCACGCGTGAGAAGATCCTGATCGCTGCGGCGACGATGCTCGGCGAGAATCCAACCGCGCGCTTGAGCGTTCGGGCGGTCGCCGCTCGCGCTGAAGTGAGCACGGGTTCGCTGCGGCATTTCTTCCCCACGCAGCGTGCCCTCGTCGACACTGTCATCGCCGGAATCTACGACGTCGACATTCCCGACGATCCGATCAACGATCGGGCTCTCATGCCGGCCGAGCGCCTGACCGCATGTTTGCGGCTGCTCCTCGCGCAATTCGGTGCCGGCGATCGCGCCCGGGAGCAATGGGGATTCTTGTATGAGGCGTACGTAGCCTCCGCACCGTCCGAAGATGAGACGAGAACCTACCTGGCGCTAGAGCGGATGGGGCGTCATCGTGTGGAGCGGTGGTTGGGTGCGCTTATTGAGGAAGGCGCAATTCCCGCCGGCCAGATTGAGCAGCGGGCACGATTCCTCGCGACCGTAATCAGCGGCCTCATGACGGAGCGTGCTTTGCCTTCCGAAGCGGTACGGGTTGAAGCTGAAGCGGAAACGCTCCGTCTTGCCGTACACGCAGTGACGACCACATGGAATGCGGCCTAAGTGGCTCCAGTGCGGGAATGCCTAATCGTCCGCAAGCGGAGCTTCAACAGTGAAGGCGCATGCCTTCGAACAGCCTCTGGCAAGTATCGGAGCTTGGCAAGGCCAGGACTGCCGATTTTGATTGCAGGCTATTGACCGTTGGAATGCAGCCGAGTATTAGCCGCGCCGCGCCATGCACGCCGCCACGATGCTTTGCGGGAGCCTCGATCACATCAGCCGCCGGATCGGAGGTCAACGTGAAACCTGCTTGCCAAGAGCCTCCATCGCCGTGTCATCAGTGGGACGAGCCGGCCACGTGTACACGAGGGCGATGGCCCGGCGATCCAAAGCCGCAGCCAGCAGCAGGCCGGCCAAGAGGTCGTGGCCTGCCGGGTCGAAATAGCAGCCGGTCTCAGCACCGGGGTCATGAGAGCCAGAAGCGAAGTGCTCGGCCAGCTTGGCCGCGCGAATTTCGCCAGTGACGTACGAGAGCGTAGTCCACCACCAGGCCGGTTCTTCCAAGGCAATCGGCAGGGGTTATGCCGGATTGATGGTGGGAGATACGCGCAACCGAAGCAGCGTACGACCCGAGTCTGTCCTCCGTGATTCGCCATCTGTGCGGCCTCAGCTGACGGGAAACCGTACTAAGGAGCAAGGCGTCGGTACGGCAAAGGGCCCGGGGCGAGACTGTCTTGAATTCGACAGGAATCCCAGGCAGCTTCGCGAGTGATTTGCGTCAGGGCAAAATTCCCGGATCCATTCATGCCGCTCTCCGTGCCTGAATGCGTTCGGGCGAGTTGGCTGACATTCAACAGTCCTTTGCGCATTCCTTTTCTCCTCGGATATCACTCTGCCAAAAGGATGGATTCTGCCAGAGCAGCGTGGAAGCGATCCGGGGATTAGTTGGAGTGAGCAAATAAGGTCGGCGTTCGCCATGGTCTCCTTCGTTGGTTCGGCGATTGGCGATGGGATCGTTGATGCGTTCGCCCTTGATTTCGAGTTCCATTCGGGCCAAAGCCACCATGCCGGAGAAAAGTAATGGTTCCGATCGGCAATCTCGTGGTGGGGTCACTGCCGTCGAGGCCAGCGACCCGCAGTTCGAGGTTGTATTCGAGAACTTCTTCGGAGAGCTTGATTGTTTTCTAGTTAGAGCGTCCCGACCGAACCAAGAAAGTAATCACCGGAGTTGCATCGGCGGAGTAGCGCGTCGAGTGCTGTATCGAATTCGGGCCGTCCTACCAGCGCACCGCGCAGCTCGTGATGAATCTAGAGGTCATCGCCGCGGACTTCAGCGACGAGGAAGTCCTGGGCGTGGCGGTCGGTGCCTTAGTCTTGGCCGATCAGCGAACGGATCCGATGAGACTGGTTGTGGAATCCTTGAAAAGCGTCTCGCAACTAGTGGGGCCCGCACGATTCAACGACATTAGTTGCGAGACATAGTTGGGAGATTCCAGGACTGGTGAGTTCTCAAGGATTCTCAGGGAAATAAACGTGATATTCCATTATTTGTTGGTGTAGTCAGAAAAACTCATCGCGACGAACGTTTGAGTCGCACAAAGCTTGATCATCGACCAGCAATTCTTCGACACGCTCTCGTCCGAACACATCGACTTACTGGCACAGCATGGTCGGTCGGGTCCTAGTAGAGTTCACCGAACGCCAAACCGGATCAACGCCTATCAGTGTCACAGTCTAAACATTTTCGACCTGTGCCCAGCCGAGGTCGAGTTCATATTCCACTTCTGGCACACCCTCATAGGCCGCGCGAGAGTCAACACTGACGGCACAACCAACTTCATGTTCAGGGACGGTTGCGAACAGACAGCAAGGGCTCGATGCTCACCCCGCTGATGTTTGTTGCCATTCTGGCTGAGGTTTACCGGCTCTTCAGGATTCAGGGTGTAAACGCGATCTAAAGCCACCGGTTTCCAACAATGACCGTGCGATATAGTGCGTCAAATTCGTGAACCCCAAAGCGATACCCCGCAGGTGCTCCAACCGCCCATTGAGTGCTTCAGTAGGCCCATTGGAACTGCCAATGTGATCAAAATACGCGAGGATATCCGGTTTCCGCCTGCGCAGCGTACCACCGAGTTTCTTCAACTCCGGTAAACCCTTCGGCACTTTGGTACCGATCTCGTTGATCAGTTGTTCCATGGCCCACTTCCCGATCTCGGGCTTCTTCTGCCGGTAGGCATCAACCATCCTCTGGTAAACGCTCCAGACCAATTGCACAGGCTCGTGCTTCGCAACGTTGAACAGGTCTTCAACGCGCTGTTTCTGTTTCTCTGTGGCCAGCGATAAACCTGTAGTCAGCGTACGCCGGCACTTATACAGCGGATCATCTTTCCGGCCACGCCGCCCATATTGTTCACGCTGAACTCGTTGTCTGGCCTGGTCCAACGCCTCGGAGCCGAGCTTGACCACATGAAAAGGGTCCAAGACTTCTACGGCTTGGGGCAGTTCCTCAGCAGCAGCGCTTTTGAAGCCGGTGAACCCGTCCATCGCGACCACCTCAACATTGTTTTTCCATGCTTCACCGCGTTCAGCAAGCCAGGTCTTGAACACGGCCTTGGAACGTCCGGGAATCATGTCGAGCAATCGTGCGGTGCCAGTGCCAGCCTTCACCGGGGTGAGGTCAACAATGACCGTCACGTACTTGTCTCCACTTTTGGTATGCCGCCACACGTGCTCATCAACTCCCAACACTTTGACTCCGTTGAACCGGGTTGGGTCATCTATCAGCAGGCGCTGGCCTTCGGCCAGCACTGCTTCGTTGGCGGTATTCCAGGTGACACCGAGCCCTTCGGCAATCCGTGAGACTGACAGGTGCTGGGTGACTAGCCCGGCCAAAGCCCAGCGTAGCCCGGTCCGGCTGATTTTCTGTCGTGGCGCTACCGCTTGGCTGAGGTCTTCACGCCAGACTCGTTGGCAGTGGTTGCAGCGGTAGCGGCGGTGCTTGATCACCAGGACGGTGGGCCGCCATCCGAACGGTTCGTGGGCCAGGCGCCGGGTGACGGTATCGCGTGGATTTCCGGGCGTTCCGCACGTTTGGCACCATGGGTCAGGGTTGGTCACTTGGCAGAGGATCTCAGCTTTCTTCGGCGTGAGGCGCTGCCCGATGGCGGTGAGTCCCAGTCCGTCAAGGTTGGTGAAAGTCGTGAGATTTGCGGGGGTATAGATAGAATGGTGCACAGTCGAGGTCTCTAGAAATGGTTAGTGTGGTAACTTCCATTCTTCTGGAAGGCCTCGACTTTTTAATGCATTGACGACATGCCCGGGATCCGGGGTGTTGGGTTTAGGTGGCTACACTCTCAATTCTGAAGAGCCGGTTTACCGAGCCAGTTCTTTACAGCGTGGCTAAATGCGGGATCATCAATCTGAGAGACTTCGTTACTCCGTTCACCGACGAGTATGTGGTTTCCCAGCATCCAGGCAAAGATATCCGCGAGGCTTCTTTGCCACCCCAGAAGATTGTTCGAGGCGTTTAGTTCTATGTAGTCCTTTACTACCTGTGAGCCGGCTTCTGATGCATGCAGTTTATAGATCGCGTAGGAATCTCCTCTGCCGATTTGGAATCCAGGTTCCGGGACTACAGTTCTAACGTTCGGGTCCATGCTGGTAATCGAAGACCACAGCCCTTCCAAACGCCCCACGAGTGGCATGAATCCCGAAACCCCACGACGATCTGCAATATCGTCAAATTGTAGTGCTGTGGCATCAATGAACTCATCATTCTCCGTCACTACGATGAAGTGACCGTTGGTGCTGCCATCAGGTTGAGTGACCGGGTCGCTGCTCCCTCGGACCACAGCGGACCAGGAAACATGCAGAGTTGCCGGGACAATCACTGACTTGGTGCCATATTGTGACAGTGCCCCGTGTATCGCTGCTGAAGCCGGGACACACTGATTCGCTCTGTCGCTTGGTGCTGCTAGCAGATAGAAAGTAGCAAGCCCTGCAGATTGCATTTTGCTCGCAGGTATTTTTTGTAGCAAGCTTTCCAGCTCGCTACGGACTTGACTATTCAGCTCGACCATTTGCACCGTTCTTACCCCATTTGCGCCACGTGCGTCGGGAACACGTAGCCGCCTCTAAGTTGTATCTTTTCCGGTTGGAGAGCGTCCAACAGGTGCGCGCTCTCATCCGTGAGCGACGCACTGAAGCGCTCTGTCAGCACATCGTTCACCGCACGCAGGATAAAGCCCACGTCCTCAAACGGAGTATACACAGTGTCGAAGCGTTTAGGATTCCACGGTGTAGGAACTCTCGGGCACACGTCTCTGACTCATCGCTGAGTCCGTGGACGGCCCCTGTTTGGTTGTAGATAGACGTAAGTACGCTCTACTGATCGGCGGATAAGGTTTCATCTCAAGCTCTCGTGCCGCATCGAATATTCGCAATAGATGTTGAACCATCGGGCAATCCTAAATTGCTCGCGTTGCGTATAACTACGCTATTACAGGTTGGGTATTGGCGCCGTCAATCTAGAGTGTTCTCGTTCCTCTGGGATGTGGTTACCTATGTTCCAGTACAGGTCCGCTAAGGCCGTGTTGAGAACATGCTTGGCCTGCACTTGCGAGGTAGTAACTCGAATTTTGAGACTTGCAAGGAACTGAGCATAGCCATCTGGCAGCAGCGCATCATTTGGGGACAGAAAACTTAGTTTATCTGCCCAGATAGGTAGATCTGGATAGACGGTGTAGCCAGTAGCATCGGGGATTCGTTCGGTGTGAGCACTCTGGGTCCTCGCGAGCTCGCATCCAGAGTGTATCGGGCGTCCTCTGGCGCGGCCGGCTGTTGGCCCGGACTTCGTCCGGTCTATTTTCTGTTTTTTGCTGCTGTCCTTCGGAGTGTACGGGCCACCTCCAAACCCACAAGCCGCTCGCTGCGCTTCGGGCGTGCTCCACCAGAAATTCTCGGGGCCGCGCTCCTTCGTCGCTTCTTTCGGCCCAAGATTTTCGTGGAATGCGCACCCCTGTCGGGTTGATGGGTTTCCGGCTGGCCCCGCTTCATTTCATTTCGCGAGCAGGCAGAAAAACAACCGGGGGAGGGCTTCGGCGGGAGGCTGGCAACCTGCCCCTCTTTCCGTGAAGCGAAAGGATGCAAAAACCTACGCAGACCACGACCAAAGACAGCCGCGAAACCGTTACCGTCCCGGCAATTGTCGAGCGCGATATGTACGGCGAAGGGTATGACTGGATGGAATCGCTGGCCGGCACCGGGTGGTACGAAGTTCCAGGGTGGGGACGCGACGGATGGGACCTGGGATCCTGGCCTTACATCATCTTCGCCGCGGCGAAGACGACCGATGAAACCGGGAAGCTGTTCGGATACACCACCTACGTGGAAGGCGACGTGACCGCGCGCTGGTACCGCAGCTGCGAAGCCCGCAACCTGGCCATCAGCAAGGAAGCCTTCTGGTACTGGGCCAGCGGTCAATCGGACGGACCGGAAGCGTTGGAAGGAATGAACCCGCAAGAGTTCAAACAGATCGACGGGCTATGCGAACCATACATCCCGAACTTCGGGAACTAACCCCGCCAGGAGACATGACTGGTCAAAAGAACTAGGCCGTCCGGCAGAGCGCTCCTATTATGGACAAGGGAAGCAACAGCTAGGAAGCCTTTTTGGTTTGCTTGGTAGCAAACCAGCCGGGCAAGCTAATCAGCAGTCCCACGACGCCAACAATCGCCACCACCCAAAGAGCCGGGGCAGGCCATGAGTCCAGGTTGTTCTCATCCATGATGACCCCCATCGAATACAGGGCAATCCCGCTGCATACCAAGGCAATCAAGCTCATCCCGAGGGCCACGGACCATAGGGTTCTTCGATTTGCATCCACTGTCTGCTCCTTCGTATCTCCAGTCGATTGGCGCACTTCCAAGGAGGCTTCTGCTTCCGGAGAATTCTGAATAGTGCGTCAACCCAGAGTACTGTATCCGATGCCTTTTAGCTGGGTGCCGCAGGGGGAATCCTCGCCCAGAGAAATTTCAACTCCGTGCAGCATCGAGGGTGCGGCACCATGCTATTGCGAGATGCTGGAATGTTCTCGGGCCAAGGGAATTGAGTTTTCATATGGCAGTGCGGGCGGGATTTTTTCTTTCGTTCGTGCTCGTAGCGAATCGAACTCGATTCTCCCTGCCTGTTTTAGGGTTTGGGTCGTTTGGCTTTGCGTTGCAGTGCTGTGGTTTGCAGATTTTTCGATCTGTGATTGAACGCGTCGAGCACTTCGGGGCCATACCCACGGCATGCCGTGGGCCAATTGCGTCGACCATGGGTCGGCAGAGGTCTTGTTCTTCCTTCGGAATGCTCCGTCCAAAAGTTCAGCGTCGTTGACCAAACCGGCCATTTCCGGGGAATTGCCGCAGAAAAATGAGTGCATGCAACGCGATGTTGCATGCACTCATTTCTTGCTGTCCAACACTTCCTAGGCGAGCACCTGGCGCTTGGAAGAAATCACGCCGGTGTTGAACCCAGCCAGGCGCAGGCCGCCGTGGAAGCGGGCGTGCTCGATCTTCACGCAGCGGTCCATCACCACGTTCATGCCGGCAGCCTCGGCCCGGTGGGCAACTTCCTCATGCCATGAACCCAGCTGCAGCCACAGG comes from Glutamicibacter arilaitensis Re117 and encodes:
- a CDS encoding 1-phosphofructokinase family hexose kinase, with the protein product MIVTLTCNPALDKTIELAAALQPGAVQRAAGSHLQAAGKGVNVARVILAAGQRTLAVLPGAGNDPLIVALAADQLPYRALEINAPLRTNTTLTSPDGSTTKINEAGPELDAATLEQLSELVRDSCAGADWLVMAGSLPPGVPANYYALLTASLREQLGAKCPKIAVDTSGEPLRQLFAHGEIHIPDLVKPNAEELAELLGEDLGEAQLEADPGLAARASSKLLRRPGAAVLTTLGAHGAVLATAEGCWHGWPQPITPRSTVGAGDSSLAGYLLADTAGHLPAFKLRQAIAYGTAAASLPGSGIPTPTDLRIDAVSVIELTPRQGS
- a CDS encoding DeoR/GlpR family DNA-binding transcription regulator, which produces MFAEERHRLIVEQLEADGKVTVAQLAQRFDITRETVRRDLAQLESENCLRRVHGGAVATSEASTREESYVVRTTIHSDAKARIAQRALGLLPVSDASVIIDAGTTTEILAERMVKANAGSGLVVITHALPIASALIHCPDIALELIGGRVRGLTGATSGARTAQEYSQYRADIAFIGTNGLHAGFGLSTPDPLEAAVKRALVASARRVVLLADSSKFDQETLVRFASLEAIDTLVTDQQPGTELAAALDAADVEVVVA
- a CDS encoding CPBP family intramembrane glutamic endopeptidase — encoded protein: MPNAASNWLLQIDEPISASRVPSAAEYHRVYAGEKRRIPRGILAIALLLVGFAGFAQLSLLGARHIDTEILGRAGFTPLQQAAGALSLALLIPYCMLLQRLLYGIPFSSLHSVAGIFRYGIFARSLLAFGPALLLVIAAGFLAAPADQVPWTAADLVAYFVIGMLLTPLAAAGEEYGFRGFMFRIVGGWARGARSGALISIIVPTVLFSLMHGSLDPYTLTSYLVLFGSLAIATWRTGGLETAIALHIVYNVTALVLGTTLHVDLGGALNSREEISGSIANLVPSVVLILITATIWWITRKSGPARTPAHVRPSPRSNSPKEPATPAENATD
- a CDS encoding TetR/AcrR family transcriptional regulator; this translates as MVSQPDASREVGTREKILIAAATMLGENPTARLSVRAVAARAEVSTGSLRHFFPTQRALVDTVIAGIYDVDIPDDPINDRALMPAERLTACLRLLLAQFGAGDRAREQWGFLYEAYVASAPSEDETRTYLALERMGRHRVERWLGALIEEGAIPAGQIEQRARFLATVISGLMTERALPSEAVRVEAEAETLRLAVHAVTTTWNAA
- a CDS encoding ISL3-like element ISAar23 family transposase, whose translation is MHHSIYTPANLTTFTNLDGLGLTAIGQRLTPKKAEILCQVTNPDPWCQTCGTPGNPRDTVTRRLAHEPFGWRPTVLVIKHRRYRCNHCQRVWREDLSQAVAPRQKISRTGLRWALAGLVTQHLSVSRIAEGLGVTWNTANEAVLAEGQRLLIDDPTRFNGVKVLGVDEHVWRHTKSGDKYVTVIVDLTPVKAGTGTARLLDMIPGRSKAVFKTWLAERGEAWKNNVEVVAMDGFTGFKSAAAEELPQAVEVLDPFHVVKLGSEALDQARQRVQREQYGRRGRKDDPLYKCRRTLTTGLSLATEKQKQRVEDLFNVAKHEPVQLVWSVYQRMVDAYRQKKPEIGKWAMEQLINEIGTKVPKGLPELKKLGGTLRRRKPDILAYFDHIGSSNGPTEALNGRLEHLRGIALGFTNLTHYIARSLLETGGFRSRLHPES